TTGAGCTCTCCGACCCCCTGACCTTGCGGCCCGTCGACGGCGAAGCGGAACGTCCAGTTGCCCTCGGCACGCAACGCCTCGATGTCCAGACCCCACTTGTCCCGGGCCCGCGGGTGCCGGGACAGCTTGCTCTCCAGCACGTCGCCGTTCGGTTCGATCCGGGTCAGCGTGCCGTGCTTGTCGGCGATGCCACCGTCCGGCAGGAAGGTGAAGTCGAGCGACTGCTGCGCCCGGATCGGCCAGACACTGAAGCCGACCAGGATCGTGTACGGCCCCGCCTGCACCTTCTCGGTATGAACCACCTTCACGGCCGGAACCGCTGCCGCGGGCATCGTCGTCAGTCCGAGTACGACCGCGATGGCAGCGACCGTCGCGCCAAACCGCCGGATCATGCCTGCACCTCCGGCCGTACCTGCCGAAGCACCCGGCCGAACCCGTGCATGGCCAGACCAGCCGCCCCGCCTAGCAGTGCTCCCAGTACCACTGCCAGCACGACGGCAACACCGGCCGGCGCCTCTTCCCCGGCAACGATCATCGCCTGGTACGGGGCGCAGGCCGCCACTGTTCCGGCCGTCAGCGCGCCGACGAGGCCGTACCGCCACTTGTTGTCCTTGACAAGCAGTTCGGCGACCAGCGCAACCAGGACAAGACACATCGGCCAGACGACCGGCATCACCGGGATTCCCAGTACGTCATCGCGCAACGGCAACCCGAGCGAGTCCGCGTACAGCTTGGTCACCCACGGCGAGAACCACCACAGTACGAGCTGAATCACCGCCAGCGCGCCGGCGGTCTGGACCATCGCCCACTTCCGGCCGGTCATCGCCCGGATCGCCAGCAGGAGCAGCGCGGAGACGCTGCCCGTCCCGAGCGCCACCCACTCGACACCCTTGCCGAGCAGCTCCAGCACGACCAGCAGCAGGCAGTCGATCGCCAGCAGCATGCTCGTCGCGGCGACCGCGCCGGGCATCCCCCAGCGGCGATCACGCGCGGCCGCGAAGACGAGGATCGCGCCGCCCATGGAGATGGTGATCGACAACAGCAGTCCGATGTGCGGCGGCGACTCGAGTACCGCGTCGAAGCCGTACACCTCGTGCCACCACAGGTCGTACATGCCGTACAGCAGGAAGGACGCGGAACCCGCGCCCGCGACCAGGTATCCCACCGGCGCCTTGAAGGTGCCGCGGAAGACGGCCACCGCCTGGCCGCCGGTCGCGGGATCGATGCGGTGGCCGGCGCGGGCCTTCGCGGTGGTGGAGAGGACGACGGCCAGGCTGACCAGGCCGGAGATCGCGCTGCCGGAGTAGAGCAGGAGGTGCGGCAGGGTGAAGAACGTGTCCGGTCCGACGTCGGCGTGCCACTGGGAGTCCCAGCAGATTCCGACCAGGGAGAGGAAGGTCGCGGTCAGTACGGCAACCGCGGCCGGCCATCCCCTGCTGAGCAAGGTCTGTGGCTGTGTATCGGCGTACGCCGGTTCGCTGCTTGCGATCGACGCCATGAAGTTCCTTTCGTCGGAGGGTTTCGGCAGATCCTTAGCCGGCCACCTGGACCGGGACCACTACCTCGTCCTGGTCGGAGCCGTGACGCAGCCGGACGGTGATCGACCACTGTCCGGGCATGGACAGTTCGAGACCTTTGGCCTGGTAGTGGCCCGGCGACTTGAAGGTGGCGGTGACCGGGTCGGTGGCGTGGCCCATCCGGGCCATCGCGGGCTCGAGCACCACCTCGTCCAGCGTCGCCGGTTTGCCGTCCCGGTCGGTGATCTCGACCTGCCACGGGCCGGACTTCGGCTTCGGGTCCACCAGGCGGACCGTGTAGTGGTCCGATCCGGCGACCACCGCGTCCTTGTCACCCGTCAGCGTGGTCCGGTACCAGAGCACCAGCCCCGCCACGACCGCGACCACCGCGCAGCCGAGGGCGATCCGTTTGATCATGAAACTTCTCCGTTCGTGGCGGGTACGTCGAGGACGACCGGAATGGTGAGGACGGCGTAGTCGCGCTCGACCTGGACCCAGAGGTAGTAGCGGCCCGGGTACGGGAACGTGGTGGTGAATCGCACTTCCGGACCGAAGCCGGCGACGGTTTCGTCCGGCGGATTCACCGTCGGTTGTCCCGGCGCCATCGCGTGTCCATGCAGCCAGACCGGTGCCCGTTCGAAGGGGGAGGACTTCGTCTCGGACACCGGCCCGGCCGCGATCAGGTGGCCCTGCATACCCAGCCAGAGCTGCAGGGGCGCATCAACAGCAACGGAGATCGTCGACGACCGGCCAGCCGCCGGCCGCCCGGCCGAGACGGTCACCTTGGTGCCGTCGACGACCCGCGCGCCTAGCCCGGCAGGAGCTGGTTCGGCTGCTGGTTTCGTTGCTGAAGGCTGCCCGGCGACGGGGAAGCCGGCTGGGCGTACCAGCTGCATGCCTCCGCCGCGACGGGCGAGTTCCACGGACAGTGCGTACGTACCAGGCTCGGTCGGGGTGAGTTCGACGCGATAGTCACCAGCGGCGACGCGGATCGGATGCAGGTGCCACAACTGCCCGGACGGACTGATCACCACCAGGTGCGCCAGCGCCCCGTGATGCAGCTGCAGGTCGTCGACGGGCCGCCCGGTCGACCCATCCGTCAGCACCAGCCGCAGCTCGAACCGGCGCCCGGCCGTCGCCGCGTCGGCCTCGACCCGAATGTTCACCGGCGGCCGCGCCGGATCGGTCCGTGGCGCGGACGCATCGGCGTACGGGTCCACGGTGTTGGCGAGCGTCGCGTCAGTCTCACTGCCCGGTACGGCAGGCGGGCGTACGGTCGGCGAGAGCATCGCACCGGTGATCCCAACCGAGAGCGCCATCACCAAACCACCGGTCGCGACCATCGCGACCCCGGTCCCCCGGCGCCGTACCGCCGCGACCAGGGCGCACACCAGGCAGCCACCCGCCGCGATGAACCCGCCGTACGCGGCCCGCTCGGTCGGCGCGACCACCTTGACCTGTACGACGAACGGGATCCGCGCGGTCCGCGTACCGTCGCCGATCTCGAGCTCCCACGGCCCGGCGCGATCGACCGTCAGCGTGACGCCGTACAGACCGGGCTCCGCGCCGAGCTCCACGGTGCCGCGCTCGGTCACCTGGCCCGGCGCCGAAAGGTTGCCTTTGGCATCTTGCGGTACGAGCGCCAGCATCAGCTTCCCGGGCGGCGAGCCGCGGTGCGTGACCACGTCGATCCGGAGCGGACCAGGCACCTTGTCGATCCGCCGGACCGTGACCGTCAGCTCCCGTTCACCGAGCGACTGCGCGAACGACTGATCGGACCCGGTCGGGCCGCCATCCGCGACCGCCAATGAAGGTGCCTGCAGCAACAACACGGCACCGACCAGGATCGCGAAGAGACGCGCCAGCGGCCCGCGGCGGCGAAGATGCTTGTTCATCGCGGCCAAATCTAGGCACCGGAAACGCACCGGTCGTCACGGTGAGTGGGGATTTCAGATCCCCCGTACGGGGGACCACTCCACACCTCCCCAAACCGGTTTGGGGAGGTGACACGCCCGCTCAGAGGGGTCAATCCTCCCCAAACCGGTTTGGGGCGGGTTAAACCAGTCCGTTCTGGAACGCGTAGACGACCGCGTGCACCCGGTCGCGGAGGGCCAGCTTGGTGAGGATTCGGGACACGTGCGTCTTGACCGTCTCCTCACCGACGCCGAGCGCGGCGGCGATCTCCGCGTTCGACCGGGCCGCGGCCAGCTGGATCAGTACTTCGCGCTCGCGTCGCGTCAGCAGCTCCAGGTCCGGCGCCGTCGCGGGTGGCGCGATCCCGGCCGCGAAGCGCGCCACCAACCGCCGCGTGACCGACGGATCGATCAGCGCATCGCCGCGCGCCGCGATCCGGATCGAGGCGAGCAGTTCCTCCGGCAGTACCGTCTTCAGCAGGAATCCACTCGCTCCGGCCGCCAAGGTTCGGTACACGTACTCGTCGGTGTCGTGTGTGGTCAGCACCAGAATGCGCGTCCGGTTACCCGGCTGGGCCAGGATCGCCTTTGTCGCGGACAGCCCGTCCAGGCGCGGCATCCGGATGTCGAGTACGGCGACGTCCGGCCGCAATCTGATGCTCTCGGCAACAGCCGACTGGCCGTCGCCGACTTCGCTGACACATTCCAGATCAGGCTGGGTGTCGAGTACCGCGCGAACTCCGGAACGGAACATCCGGTGGTCGTCGGCCAGCAGTACGCGCACCGTCATTCGGCGTCCAGCGGAACTCGTACGCGCAGCTGCCAGGTCGCGCCCTCGGGACCACAGCCGACCTCGCCGCCGAACAACCGCACCCGCGAACAGATACCGGCCAGTCCGCGTCCCATCGAGGTTTGCCAGCCGGCCGCCGGCCGTTCGCCCAGACCGTTGGTGACGGCAACCAAGATCGCGTCCGCTTCGTAGTCGATGTTCACCCGGGCATTGTCGCCGTTCCCGTGCCGCAACGCGTTCGTCAGCGCCTCCTGCACGATCCGGTACAGCGCGACGTCCAGCGACGCGGGCAGTTCGCGTTCGGCCCCGGTGACGGTCAGCGTCACGGGCAGTCCGGCCGCGCGTACGCCGACGAGCAACTCCTCCACACTGCCCAGACCGGCCTGCCGATCGGACTCCTCCGGTTGCCCGTGCAGCAGGTCGAGCAGCCGTCTCAGGTCGAGCATCGCGGACCGGCTGGCCGATTCCACCGAGGTCAGGGCTTGCTGCGCGCCGCCCGGTGGACTGTCGGCCAGCGCGAGCCGGGCCGCGCCGGCGTGGATGGAGATCGCGCTCATATGGTGCGACAGACCGTCGTGCAGGTCCCGGGCCAGCGCGCCGCGATCGTCCGCGACCGCCTCCCGGATCGCGATCTCGCGTTCCCGGGTCAGGCGTTCGGTACGGCGCTCGAGATCGGCCAGGTACGTGCGGTGGGTGATCGTCAGGCGACCGACCAGCCCGGGCAGAAGGATGCTGGCCGAACTGGTCAGGATGATCAGATCCCAGCCGGACTGCGGATCTCGCTCGATTCCATGGCCGATCACGCCCGCGGCGATCAGCCCGGCGAGTACGAGACCGGCCGGGCGGTTGCGCAACCAGGCGCCGGCCAGGAACGCCGCGATCAGCGCGCCGAAGTTGTTCACCTCCGGCTCGGTCGCCGGCCGGCCCGGCATCAGGAGCGGGCTGAGGATGAAGACCGCCGCGTGGGCACCGGCCACCCAGGCCACCCAACGCGGCGGGGCGGCCAGCGCCAGGTCGACCACGATCGCCGCGATCAGCAGCGTGATCGGGCGCCATTTGTTCATCGGCGGGCCGAACAAGAGCATGACCGCCGCATCCGTACCGGCGCAGATCACCGCGATCCCCAGCGCGACGAGGCCGAACCTGCCGCGTAACCACAGTCGCGGGTCGGCCATCAGCCGTACGTCAGCGTCGCCCATCTGTCCTCATCTCGCCCAGCCGTGCCGTGTCAGGCCAAACCTACTGGGAGCGAGCGATGGTCAGCGGATCGTGAGCAGGAGGGCGGCGGCGAGGGCGACCTCGACCCAGAAGTAGAACCAGATCGGGTAGAAGGCGGTGGGGCGGTCGGCGATCCGGCCGATGAGCCGGCCGGCCGCCATGCCCAGAAGGGCGATCGCTACGGCGAGTACGACGCCGCGGCGGAGGTCCGGGGTGGTTGCGGCGACGAGTAGGACAGCGGCGATGGCCAGGCCGAAGCCACCGTAGACGGCGCGTACTTCGGTGCGGGCGTGGCCGGTGTCGGCCTGCAGCGCGAAAGGTCTGACCAGGGCGGCGGGGGCGGCCAGGCCGTAGATGCCCATGCCGGCGAAGAAGACAGCCACCACGACGATGACAACCACGCGCGATTCCCTCCGGCCGGGTTCATGCAATCATTGCAATAAGTACCGGCACCGTACCATTCCGGCGATTTACTCGGGCTTCTGTTCTGTCTTCTGTTCCGTCGTGGCGGCGGTGATGACCATGGTCAGGCGGTCGTGCAGGTCCATCAGCTCGCCGAGGTCCAGGCCGAGACGCTGTACGATCGCGGGCGGGACCTCAAGGGCCTGGTCGCGGAGCGCGCGGCCTTCGTCGGTGAGCGATACGGCCAGGGAGCGTTCGTCCATGACTGAGCGGGCGCGGCTGAGCAGACCGGCGGCTTCGAGACGTTTGAGCAGCGGGGACAAGGTGGCCGGCTCGAGCTGGAGCATCCCGGACAGATCCTTCACCGACACCGGCTCGCGTTCCCAGAGCGCGAGCATCACCAGGTACTGCGGATGGGTCAGCCCCATTGGCTCCAGCACCGGGCGGTACAGCGCGATCACCGTACGCGCCGCGACCGCCAGCGCGAAACAAACCTGGTGCTCGAGCGCCAACGGGTTCTCCGGCGGCGTGATCTTCGTCCCTGCCATGTGATTAGTGTAGCAACCTTATGTACACTAATGATTAGTACACGAAACAATAGTGGAGGAGTGATGACGCAGGTGATACGACGGCGGACCCCGCGTCCGATGAACATCGAGACCGTGCAACGCTGGGTCGTCTCCGCCGTCCTCTTCCACGTCGGCACCGTGCCCGCGGTCACCCTGGCCGTCTACAGCATCGGCGTCGCGGCGGACGAGTTCGGCCGCGGGGTCGGCCTGTGGTTCATGTCCGGCGTGATCGGCCTGCTCACGGTCGCCGGCATCCTCGCCATCTTCCGCCGCAGCCCACTGTCCCCGTGGCTGATCCTCGGCGTACTCCCGACCGCGGTCACCGGCTTCTACATCTTCTGAGCGCACCGCGTCCGCCGAGACCGCCGTACGCAAAAAGACGGTCGGCCTCGCGCAACGCCGGGAGCTGGGGGGTGTGCTCAACCAGGCCAAACGAAGTCGACCGCCCTATCGACAGCTTCGCACCGATCGCCCCCACAAACCTGAGAACCGTACGCATTCCGGAACCGCCCGGTCAAAAACTCCCATCCCCTGAACCACCGCGCTCCCAGCCGCCCACCCCGAGGCCCCCGACCACCCACCAGTTCAGGGGTTATCCCCTCAACTGCAGGGTTGCCCCCTCGGTATTCGACGGGGCAACCCTCCATCTGAGTGGGCAACCCCTTCGGGTCAGGGGGTGGGGTTGTGGGGGCGTTCGGGAATTAGCAGGAGGGCCAGGACGATCAGCATGGTGCCGACGCCGGCGTAGCCGACTGCGTGGACGGCGTTGACGAACGCGTTGCGGACCTGGCTGAGGAAGATCCCGTCCGGGCGGGCGGCGGCCTCGCGGAAGCCGTCTACCCAGGTGCCGGCCGCCTGACCGGCCGTCGCGGTGAGGCTGGAGCGGTAGACCACCGTCGCCAAGCTTCCGAGTACGACGAGACCGGTCGCGATACCGATCTCGTTCGCGGTCTGGGCGAGTGACGCGGCCGAGCCGGCGCGTTCCTGTGGTGCGTGCGAAATGATGTCGTTCATCAGGAACGGGAACGCGGCCCCGATCCCGGCCGTCGTCAGTACCGCGCTGCACACCACGATCGCGATCCCCGACCGCCCGGCCGGCAGCAGCGTGTACGGGACGAAGCCGGCCGCCATCACGATCAAACTGCCGAGCACCACGTACTTCGGGCGGAGCCGGTGACCGAGCCACGGGCCGGCGTTCGCCGCGATGATCATCGCGATCGTCGACGGGATCATCAGCAGCGCCGACTTCAACGGTGACAGACCGAGCGCGGACTGCAGGTAGAACGCCGCGAAGATCGACGTACCGCCCATCAGCAGCGCGGTCAGGAACAGTACCCACATCGCACGGCTGACGCCCGGCATCCGGAGCAGCGCGAGGTCGACGAGTGGATGTTCGAGCGTGCGCTGGCGGCGTACGAACATGAATCCGAATGTCAGGCCAAGCAGGCCCAGTCCGATCGTTGACCACAGTGGTGCGCCGTTGACCGACCACTTGAGCGTGGCGACCAGCGCGAGGATCGAGGCCAGGCAGAGAGCGGCGCTGCGGAGGTCCAGGGGTACGTCGATCCTGGTTGCGGATTCCGGGAGGAGACGCGGGGCGGCCAGCAACGTCAGGAGCATGACCGGTACGCCGAGGAGGAAGACCGAGCCCCACCACCAATACTGCAGCATCACTCCGCCGATCAGCGGCGCGACGGCCATGCCGGTGAGGAAACAGGTCATGTACACGCCCATGGCGGACACTCGGCGCTTCGGATCCGGGAAGAGCTGACCGATCAGCGCCATCGAGGCGGGCATGATCGCCGCGCCCGCGATACCCATCACGGCGCGGGTCGCGATCACCATCCACGGCGCGGTCGAGAACGCGGCGGCGGCCGAGGCGATCGCGAACACCGCGGCGCACAGGACGATCAGCCGGCGCCGGCCGATCCGGTCGCCGACCGCGCCCATCGTGACCATCGTGCCGCCGACCATGAAGCCGTAGATGTCGTTCATCCACAGCAGTTCGGTCGGCGACGGCCGCAGGTCGGCCGACATCCGCGGGAGCGCGACGCCGAGCACACTGATGTCGATCGCGATCAGCAGCGAAGGCAGGGACAACAAGGCCAACGCGACCCGGGGATCACGAACGCGCCCGGCAACTGCCCTGGCCGACGTGGGTGTGGACGTCATCAGAAATTCCTTTCGAAGCAGCTCAAACCGAGCGCTGGGTGGTGGGGTCGGTGGTTGGGGGTGGGGTGGGTTGGTAGTGGGTGATGACTATTTGGGCGTCGGCGAGGGTGGTGGTGATGTGGTGGAGGGGGCGGCGGGTGTTGGTGGGTGGGAGGAGGGGGCGGCCGGCGCCGAGAGTCAGTGGGTGGACGGCGATGTGGAACTCGTCGATCAGGCCGAGATCGGCGAGGGTCGCGGCCAGGGCAGATCCGCCGGTCAGGAGCAGGTCCTGGCCGGGCCGCGACTTCAGCTCGGTGACCTGCTCGGCCAGATCGCCGCCGATCACCTGGCTGGTCCACTCGTCGCCCGGATAGTCGTGCGAGAACACGATCTTCGGCGTCGCCCGCCAGAACGGCGCGAACGCGGCCGTGTGCGGGTCGTCGCGCACCGACTCGGCCTTCGGCCAGAAACCGACCATCATTTCCCACACCGGCCGGCCGAACAGCAGCGTGTCGACCCGACGATCCAGAGCATCCGAGTACGCGATGAGCTCCGGCCCCATCACCGGCCAGTCGAACTCCCCGTTCGGACCGTCGATGTACCCGTCGATCGAACTGTGGACCCAGTAGATGAGCTTCCGCATGGCCGCCTCCTCGAGAGTGTCTTCACGAGCAGGTCGGACCCGGTCCCAGCTTCTTGACATCCCCGGCCGACGAATCCGCCGAGGCTCTGTCTGAACTGTGAACACGGACCTAGACATCATATGTTTCACCTGCCAAGGTGAAGAAAAGCCGCCGCATCCTCTCCAAGCGCGGCTAAAGATACGATCTGGAGGTAATGCGATGAAGTTCGCCCGCTTGGGTCCGGTAGGCGCGGAAGTACCCGTCGTGATCACCGACGACGGCGTCCGCGGCCTGGCAAGCCTCACCACCGACCTCGACGCCGGGTTCTGGGAGACCGATGGTCCGGCCCGGGTCGCGGCCGCGCTCGCCGCGGGTGAACTCCCCTTGGTCGAGGACGCCGGCAGCCTGCGGATCGGCGCGCCGATCGCACGGCCCGGTGCGATTGTCTGCATCGGCATGAACTACGCGGCGCACGCGGCCGAGTCGGGCGCGGAGCCACCGAGTTCCCCGGTCATCTTCTTCAAGGCGCCGAACACCCTCGCCGGCCCGAACGACCCGGTGACGATTCCCCGCGGCAGCACGAAGACCGACTGGGAGGTCGAGCTCGGCGTGGTGATCGGCAAGCGCGCGTCGTACCTGGACTCGCCCG
The genomic region above belongs to Kribbella solani and contains:
- a CDS encoding FixH family protein, with the protein product MIKRIALGCAVVAVVAGLVLWYRTTLTGDKDAVVAGSDHYTVRLVDPKPKSGPWQVEITDRDGKPATLDEVVLEPAMARMGHATDPVTATFKSPGHYQAKGLELSMPGQWSITVRLRHGSDQDEVVVPVQVAG
- a CDS encoding response regulator: MTVRVLLADDHRMFRSGVRAVLDTQPDLECVSEVGDGQSAVAESIRLRPDVAVLDIRMPRLDGLSATKAILAQPGNRTRILVLTTHDTDEYVYRTLAAGASGFLLKTVLPEELLASIRIAARGDALIDPSVTRRLVARFAAGIAPPATAPDLELLTRREREVLIQLAAARSNAEIAAALGVGEETVKTHVSRILTKLALRDRVHAVVYAFQNGLV
- a CDS encoding sensor histidine kinase, which gives rise to MGDADVRLMADPRLWLRGRFGLVALGIAVICAGTDAAVMLLFGPPMNKWRPITLLIAAIVVDLALAAPPRWVAWVAGAHAAVFILSPLLMPGRPATEPEVNNFGALIAAFLAGAWLRNRPAGLVLAGLIAAGVIGHGIERDPQSGWDLIILTSSASILLPGLVGRLTITHRTYLADLERRTERLTREREIAIREAVADDRGALARDLHDGLSHHMSAISIHAGAARLALADSPPGGAQQALTSVESASRSAMLDLRRLLDLLHGQPEESDRQAGLGSVEELLVGVRAAGLPVTLTVTGAERELPASLDVALYRIVQEALTNALRHGNGDNARVNIDYEADAILVAVTNGLGERPAAGWQTSMGRGLAGICSRVRLFGGEVGCGPEGATWQLRVRVPLDAE
- a CDS encoding DUF4345 family protein, with the protein product MVVIVVVAVFFAGMGIYGLAAPAALVRPFALQADTGHARTEVRAVYGGFGLAIAAVLLVAATTPDLRRGVVLAVAIALLGMAAGRLIGRIADRPTAFYPIWFYFWVEVALAAALLLTIR
- a CDS encoding MarR family winged helix-turn-helix transcriptional regulator, encoding MAGTKITPPENPLALEHQVCFALAVAARTVIALYRPVLEPMGLTHPQYLVMLALWEREPVSVKDLSGMLQLEPATLSPLLKRLEAAGLLSRARSVMDERSLAVSLTDEGRALRDQALEVPPAIVQRLGLDLGELMDLHDRLTMVITAATTEQKTEQKPE
- a CDS encoding MFS transporter produces the protein MTSTPTSARAVAGRVRDPRVALALLSLPSLLIAIDISVLGVALPRMSADLRPSPTELLWMNDIYGFMVGGTMVTMGAVGDRIGRRRLIVLCAAVFAIASAAAAFSTAPWMVIATRAVMGIAGAAIMPASMALIGQLFPDPKRRVSAMGVYMTCFLTGMAVAPLIGGVMLQYWWWGSVFLLGVPVMLLTLLAAPRLLPESATRIDVPLDLRSAALCLASILALVATLKWSVNGAPLWSTIGLGLLGLTFGFMFVRRQRTLEHPLVDLALLRMPGVSRAMWVLFLTALLMGGTSIFAAFYLQSALGLSPLKSALLMIPSTIAMIIAANAGPWLGHRLRPKYVVLGSLIVMAAGFVPYTLLPAGRSGIAIVVCSAVLTTAGIGAAFPFLMNDIISHAPQERAGSAASLAQTANEIGIATGLVVLGSLATVVYRSSLTATAGQAAGTWVDGFREAAARPDGIFLSQVRNAFVNAVHAVGYAGVGTMLIVLALLLIPERPHNPTP
- a CDS encoding dihydrofolate reductase family protein — protein: MRKLIYWVHSSIDGYIDGPNGEFDWPVMGPELIAYSDALDRRVDTLLFGRPVWEMMVGFWPKAESVRDDPHTAAFAPFWRATPKIVFSHDYPGDEWTSQVIGGDLAEQVTELKSRPGQDLLLTGGSALAATLADLGLIDEFHIAVHPLTLGAGRPLLPPTNTRRPLHHITTTLADAQIVITHYQPTPPPTTDPTTQRSV
- a CDS encoding fumarylacetoacetate hydrolase family protein encodes the protein MKFARLGPVGAEVPVVITDDGVRGLASLTTDLDAGFWETDGPARVAAALAAGELPLVEDAGSLRIGAPIARPGAIVCIGMNYAAHAAESGAEPPSSPVIFFKAPNTLAGPNDPVTIPRGSTKTDWEVELGVVIGKRASYLDSPAESLEYVAGFVVANDLSERAFQIEQSGGQWSKGKIAAGFSPVGPWLVTPDQVEHQKLQLRSFVNGEPRQDSSTADQIFDVATVIHHLSQYMVLDPGDLIMTGTPEGVALSGRFPYLNAGDVVEVEIDGLGRQRQEYVAYEAGR